A genome region from Panicum virgatum strain AP13 chromosome 4K, P.virgatum_v5, whole genome shotgun sequence includes the following:
- the LOC120703924 gene encoding uncharacterized protein LOC120703924, with amino-acid sequence MAAPWRAAWGLVVLVAAAAGAVVTLKECTNQVTPSRTEQARLQASPERRWWRDEPLSHYHEHHRNPTDEAAWMDLMPPPAAAGEQREELDWAMLYRSLKGRRGGGADAAGPFLEEVSLHDVRLDPDGDAAYGRTQRTNLEYLLLLDVDRLVWRFRSQAGLPAPGEPYGGWEALELRGHYVGHYLSAAAKMWASTGNATLAGRMAAVVDALHECQRAAGTGYLSAFPSSFFDKLEALVHVWAPYYTIHKIMQGILDQHVVAVNGKALGMAVAMADYFAGRVRSVIRRYSVERHWASLNEETGGMNDVLYQLYTITNDQRHLVLAHLFDKPCFLGLLAVQADSLSDFHANTHIPVVVGGQMRYEVTGDPLYKEIAAFFMDTVNSSHAYATGGTSVNEFWSDPKRLAENLNTETQESCTTYNMLKVSRHLFRWTKEIAYADYYERALINGVLSIQRGRDPGVMIYMLPQGPGSSKARSYHKWGTPYDSFWCCYGTGIESFSKLGIFRSQTPYLQVSLSVSSKTVSQFAILNVRIPTWTSFSGAKATLNDKDLELISPGTFLTISKKWDSGDRLSLQLPIHLQTEAIKDRLPTETSDRPEYASIQAILFGPFLLAGLTTGDWDAKTGGATAAPSDWITPVPPESDSQLVTLVQESGGKGFVLSAVNGSLTMQERPKDGGGTDAAVHETFRLIPQGSPGAGAMNSTASVMLEPLDMPGMVVTDKLTVSAEKSSGALLDVVPGLDGSPGSVSLELRARLGCFLVGGGRRRGKKVEIGCGGVRKRGGDGGAGFRRAASFTRAEPLRRYHPVSFAARGVRRSFLLEPLFTLRDESYTIYFNLVA; translated from the exons ATGGCAGCGCCGTGGCGCGCGGCGTGGGGGTTGGTGGTgcttgtggcggcggcggcgggggcggtggTGACGTTGAAAGAGTGCACCAACCAGGTGACGCCGTCGCGCACGGAGCAGGCGCGGCTGCAGGCGTCGCCggagcggcggtggtggcgcgacGAGCCGCTGTCCCACTACCACGAGCACCACCGCAACCCCACCGACGAGGCCGCGTGGATGGACCTCatgccaccgcccgccgcggcgggggaGCAGCGGGAGGAGCTAGACTGGGCGATGCTCTACCGCTCGCTCaagggccggcgcggcggcggcgccgatgcCGCCGGGCCGTTCCTGGAGGAGGTGTCCCTGCACGACGTGCGCCTCGACCCCGATGGCGACGCCGCGTACGGGCGCACGCAGCGCACCAACCTCGAgtacctgctgctgctggacgtCGACCGCCTCGTCTGGCGCTTCCGCTCCCAGGCGGGGCTGCCGGCGCCGGGAGAGCCCTACGGCGGCTGGGAGGCCTTGGAACTCCGGGGCCACTACGTCG GGCACTACCTGAGCGCGGCGGCCAAGATGTGGGCGAGCACGGGCAACGCCACGCTCGCCGGCaggatggcggcggtggtggacgcGCTGCACGAGTGCCAGCGCGCCGCCGGCACGGGCTACCTCTCCGCCTTCCCCTCCTCGTTCTTCGACAAATTGGAGGCCCTCGTCCACGTCTGGGCGCCCTACTACACCATCCATAAGATCATGCAGGGCATCCTCGACCAGCACGTCGTGGCCGTCAACGGCAAGGCGCTGGGGATGGCGGTCGCCATGGCCGACTACTTCGCCGGCCGCGTCAGGAGCGTCATCCGGCGGTACAGCGTCGAGCGACACTGGGCGTCGCTCAACGAGGAGACCGGCGGGATGAACGACGTGCTCTACCAGCTCTACACCATCACG AACGATCAGAGACATCTGGTGCTCGCCCATCTATTTGACAAGCCTTGCTTCCTGGGGTTGCTTGCAGTGCag GCTGACAGTCTTTCGGATTTCCATGCCAACACGCATATTCCGGTCGTCGTGGGCGGGCAAATGCGATATGAAGTTACAGGTGATCCGCTTTACAAG GAAATTGCAGCATTCTTCATGGACACTGTCAATTCTTCTCATGCATATGCGACTGGTGGCACATCTGTCAACGAATTCTG GTCCGATCCAAAGCGTTTAGCTGAAAATCTGAATACAGAGACCCAGGAATCCTGCACAACTTACAACATGCTCAAG GTGTCACGCCATCTATTCAGATGGACGAAGGAGATTGCGTATGCAGACTACTACGAGCGAGCACTGATCAACGGCGTCCTGAGCATCCAGAGAGGCAGGGATCCTGGTGTGATGATCTACATGCTGCCCCAGGGCCCTGGGAGCTCAAAGGCAAGGAGCTACCATAAATGGGGAACTCCGTATGATTCATTCTGGTGTTGCTATGGCACTG GGATAGAATCCTTCTCCAAACTAGGTATCTTCAGGTCTCAGACTCCGTATCTTCAGGTCTCACTCTCCGTATCTTCAAAG ACAGTCAGTCAGTTTGCGATATTGAACGTAAGAATACCAACATGGACATCTTTCAGTGGTGCAAAGGCAACTTTGAATgacaaagatttggaattaataTCTCCAG GGACATTCCTTACAATCAGCAAGAAGTGGGATAGCGGTGATCGTTTGTCACTCCAATTACCTATCCACCTACAAACTGAAGCAATAAAAG ACCGACTGCCAACTGAAACTTCAGATCGGCCGGAGTACGCATCTATACAGGCGATCCTGTTCGGGCCGTTCCTCCTCGCCGGCCTCACCACCGGAGACTGGGACGCCAAgaccggcggcgccaccgccgcaccctcCGACTGGATCACCCCCGTCCCTCCGGAGTCCGACTCCCAGCTGGTGACCCTCGTGCAAGAGTCCGGCGGCAAGGGTTTTGTGCTCTCCGCCGTGAACGGCTCCCTGACGATGCAGGAGCGGCCCaaagacggcggcggcaccgacGCCGCCGTCCACGAGACGTTCAGGCTCATCCCCCAAGGtagccccggcgccggcgccatgaACTCGACGGCCTCCGTGATGCTCGAGCCGTTGGACATGCCGGGGATGGTGGTCACGGACAAGCTCACGGTGTCCGCGGAGAAGAGCTCGGGTGCGCTGCTCGACGTCGTGCCGGGGCTCGACGGTAGCCCAGGCTCGGTGTCTCTCGAGCTCAGGGCCAGGCTGGGGTGCTTcttggtcggcggcggccgccgccgcggcaagaAGGTCGAGATCGGCTGTGGCGGCGTCCGgaagcgcggcggcgacggcggcgcggggttccggcgggcggcgagcttCACGCGGGCCGAGCCGCTGCGGCGGTACCACCCGGTGAGCTTCGCCGCCAGGGGGGTGAGGAGGAGCTTCCTCCTGGAGCCATTGTTCACCTTGAGGGACGAGTCCTACACCATCTACTTCAACCTCGTTGCTTGA